A window from Neobacillus sp. PS3-40 encodes these proteins:
- the yhfH gene encoding protein YhfH yields MLNLDFYHNLPKKECKECGCEMEEMHESYLDECVGCCGEHNK; encoded by the coding sequence ATGTTGAACTTGGATTTTTACCATAACTTACCAAAGAAGGAATGCAAAGAATGTGGTTGCGAAATGGAGGAAATGCACGAGTCATATTTAGATGAATGTGTAGGTTGTTGCGGAGAACATAATAAATAG
- the aspA gene encoding aspartate ammonia-lyase, with the protein MSTDNKRMEHDFLGEKEIPADVYYGIQTLRAIENFPITGYRVNGDLIQALAMVKKAAAIANMNTSRLYSGLGEAICTAADEMIEGKWLDQFIVDPIQGGAGTSMNMNINEIIANRALELLGHEKGAYIHLSPNSHVNMSQSTNDVFPTAIHIATLNLLEKLLETMNHMHDTFKKKAVQFEHVIKMGRTHLQDAVPIRLGQEFEAYSRVVERDINRIKQSRNHLYEVNMGATAVGTGLNADPSYIIDVVKQLAEISGLPLVNAEHLVDATQNTDSYTEVSAALKVCMMNMSKIANDLRMMASGPRTGLAEISLPARQPGSSIMPGKVNPVMAELINQIAFQVIGNDHTICLASEAGQLELNVMEPVLVFNLLQSISIMNNGFRTFTDNCLVGIEANEARLKEYVEKSVGIITAVNPHIGYEVAARIAREATESGKSVRELCLLHDVLTEEELDQILNIYEMTKPGIAGAALLDRD; encoded by the coding sequence ATGTCAACAGACAACAAAAGAATGGAACATGATTTTTTAGGGGAAAAAGAAATACCTGCTGATGTATATTATGGTATCCAAACACTACGAGCTATTGAAAATTTTCCAATAACAGGCTACCGCGTTAATGGAGATTTAATTCAGGCATTAGCAATGGTAAAAAAAGCAGCTGCTATTGCAAATATGAATACATCACGTTTGTATAGTGGATTGGGTGAAGCCATCTGTACAGCCGCCGATGAAATGATTGAAGGTAAGTGGCTCGACCAGTTTATTGTTGATCCAATTCAAGGTGGAGCTGGAACATCAATGAATATGAATATTAACGAGATTATTGCCAACCGTGCTCTTGAACTGCTTGGGCATGAAAAGGGTGCATATATTCATTTAAGTCCAAATAGTCATGTAAATATGTCGCAATCTACAAATGATGTATTTCCAACAGCAATACATATAGCAACTCTTAATTTATTAGAAAAATTACTTGAAACGATGAATCATATGCATGATACCTTCAAGAAAAAGGCTGTGCAATTTGAACATGTGATAAAAATGGGACGTACTCATCTTCAAGATGCTGTTCCAATCCGTCTCGGACAAGAATTCGAGGCATATAGTCGCGTCGTTGAACGTGATATTAACAGGATTAAGCAATCACGCAACCATTTATATGAAGTAAATATGGGCGCTACAGCTGTAGGAACGGGATTAAATGCAGACCCAAGTTATATTATTGATGTAGTAAAACAATTGGCGGAAATTAGTGGATTGCCACTAGTTAATGCCGAACATTTGGTGGATGCAACGCAGAATACAGATTCATATACAGAGGTTTCTGCAGCGCTTAAGGTTTGTATGATGAATATGTCAAAAATCGCCAATGATTTGAGAATGATGGCTTCAGGACCTCGAACTGGGTTAGCAGAAATTTCACTACCAGCACGTCAACCAGGCTCTTCGATTATGCCAGGAAAAGTAAACCCTGTCATGGCAGAATTGATCAATCAAATTGCATTCCAAGTAATCGGAAATGACCATACTATTTGCTTAGCTTCTGAAGCGGGCCAACTTGAGTTGAACGTTATGGAACCTGTTTTAGTTTTTAACTTGCTACAGTCAATTAGTATCATGAATAATGGATTCCGCACCTTTACAGATAATTGTTTAGTAGGCATTGAAGCTAATGAAGCTCGTCTTAAAGAATATGTAGAAAAAAGTGTTGGAATTATCACAGCTGTAAATCCACATATTGGCTATGAAGTAGCAGCAAGAATTGCCAGAGAAGCGACTGAAAGTGGAAAGTCAGTTCGGGAATTATGCCTTCTGCATGATGTCCTTACAGAGGAAGAATTAGATCAAATCCTAAATATTTACGAAATGACCAAACCAGGTATTGCTGGTGCAGCACTTCTAGATAGAGATTAA
- a CDS encoding nitric-oxide reductase large subunit, with translation MEAKKLGSNLGKQNKVKRSFIKTVCVTVLLLVFTVLLVGGYWIFKTQAPRPLVTDSHGQVLFTKDSIKGGQAVFQKYALMDYGTVLGNGSYMGPDYTAEALKIYTGGMQDFHANKKDGVPFAKLSKDEQTVIRENVKNEIRKNRYIKKTDTLVLTDAQAYGLKQVENYYHTIFTKGDGWGLQPNLIKESDLPAKNRAWVGKGDQIKQISDFFFWTAWLSSTDRPNDKISYTNNWPYYKDAGNMLTYSSIFWSGASITILSLFMGLILYFFYRYHLGMKEAYTPGNFPRIDLNKIPVTSSQVKAGKYFVIVSILFFIQVMFGALLAHYYTEPESFFGIKWITKLLPFSIAKGIHLQLAIFWIATAWLGLGIYVAPLVGGHEPKRQGLLVDILFWALVVLVFGSTLGQWLGVKGYLGNGWFMFGHQGWEYLELGRFWQYILALGMVIWLFIMYRGIRSALKRETDRGGLVHLLFYASIAVPLFYCFAFFIQPNTSYTMADYWRWWIVHLWVEGIFEVFAVVVIGFLLVQMKLVTKSSTVKSLIFQITILLGSGVIGIGHHYYYNGSAEVWIALGSIFSALEIIPLTLLILEAYEQYKMLRDGGVDFPYKSTFWFLISTALWNLIGAGVLGFLINLPAVNYFEHGQQLTPAHGHAAMMGVYGMFAISLLLFSLRNIVKPEAWNDKLLKFVCWMLNVGLAGMVFISLLPIGLVQLKLAYDKGYWASRDPKTYFSMDIVHNLLLFRAVPDTIFLIGVIALVVFCVKAFFNLRKPTHGENEPLPVRDLTIDED, from the coding sequence ATGGAAGCCAAAAAATTAGGATCAAACCTGGGAAAACAAAATAAAGTAAAACGAAGCTTTATTAAAACAGTATGTGTAACCGTACTACTATTAGTTTTTACTGTATTATTAGTAGGGGGATATTGGATTTTTAAAACACAAGCACCACGACCTCTTGTAACAGATTCACATGGACAAGTACTATTTACAAAGGATTCAATCAAGGGTGGACAAGCTGTTTTCCAAAAATATGCATTAATGGACTATGGAACAGTTTTAGGAAATGGATCATACATGGGTCCAGACTATACAGCAGAAGCATTGAAAATCTACACTGGGGGCATGCAGGATTTCCATGCAAATAAAAAAGATGGTGTCCCATTTGCTAAACTATCAAAAGATGAGCAAACTGTCATTCGTGAAAATGTTAAAAATGAAATACGTAAAAATCGCTATATCAAAAAGACAGACACGCTTGTTTTGACAGATGCACAGGCATATGGTTTAAAACAGGTAGAAAACTATTACCATACGATATTTACAAAGGGTGATGGTTGGGGATTACAACCAAACTTAATTAAAGAATCAGATTTACCAGCTAAGAATCGTGCTTGGGTTGGTAAAGGTGATCAAATAAAACAAATATCTGATTTCTTCTTCTGGACGGCATGGTTATCAAGTACAGATCGTCCAAATGATAAAATTTCTTATACAAATAACTGGCCTTATTATAAAGATGCAGGAAATATGTTGACCTACTCGTCTATTTTCTGGAGTGGGGCAAGTATTACGATTCTATCATTATTCATGGGTTTAATACTTTATTTCTTCTATCGCTACCATTTAGGGATGAAAGAGGCATATACGCCTGGTAATTTCCCAAGAATAGATTTAAACAAAATACCTGTTACATCCTCACAGGTAAAAGCAGGTAAATATTTTGTAATTGTATCGATTCTGTTCTTCATACAGGTTATGTTTGGTGCGCTACTTGCTCACTATTATACGGAACCAGAGAGTTTCTTTGGAATAAAATGGATTACAAAACTATTACCATTCAGTATTGCAAAAGGAATACACCTTCAATTGGCAATCTTCTGGATTGCAACTGCATGGCTTGGTTTAGGTATTTATGTGGCACCACTTGTTGGTGGACACGAACCTAAACGACAAGGGTTATTAGTTGATATATTATTCTGGGCATTAGTAGTCTTAGTATTTGGTAGTACGCTAGGACAATGGTTAGGTGTGAAAGGATACCTTGGGAATGGCTGGTTTATGTTTGGTCATCAAGGCTGGGAATACCTAGAATTAGGAAGATTCTGGCAGTATATTTTAGCGCTTGGAATGGTCATTTGGCTATTCATTATGTATCGAGGAATAAGGAGTGCCTTAAAGCGTGAAACTGATCGAGGTGGTCTTGTTCATCTCTTATTCTACGCATCTATTGCTGTTCCATTATTCTATTGCTTTGCCTTTTTCATTCAACCAAATACAAGCTACACAATGGCTGATTACTGGCGTTGGTGGATTGTTCACTTATGGGTGGAAGGGATCTTTGAAGTGTTTGCCGTTGTAGTTATTGGGTTCTTATTGGTTCAAATGAAACTCGTAACAAAGAGTTCAACTGTTAAATCATTAATTTTCCAAATTACGATTCTATTAGGCAGTGGAGTTATTGGGATTGGACACCATTATTACTATAATGGTTCGGCAGAAGTTTGGATTGCTCTAGGTTCAATCTTCTCAGCCTTAGAAATTATTCCACTTACATTATTGATTCTTGAAGCATATGAACAATACAAAATGCTTCGAGATGGTGGAGTTGACTTCCCATACAAATCAACTTTCTGGTTCTTAATTTCAACAGCACTGTGGAACTTAATCGGAGCAGGGGTATTAGGATTCTTGATCAATCTACCAGCTGTAAACTATTTTGAACACGGTCAGCAATTAACACCTGCACACGGGCATGCTGCTATGATGGGTGTTTACGGAATGTTCGCCATTTCGCTACTTTTATTCTCATTAAGAAATATCGTAAAACCCGAAGCATGGAATGATAAACTATTAAAATTTGTTTGCTGGATGTTAAATGTCGGTTTAGCAGGAATGGTGTTCATTTCATTATTGCCAATTGGATTAGTGCAGTTAAAACTTGCCTATGATAAAGGGTACTGGGCATCACGTGATCCAAAAACCTATTTTAGCATGGATATTGTTCATAATTTACTACTATTTAGAGCCGTTCCGGATACCATTTTCTTAATTGGTGTTATTGCGTTAGTCGTCTTCTGTGTAAAGGCATTCTTTAATCTACGTAAACCAACACATGGAGAAAATGAGCCATTACCAGTAAGAGATTTAACAATAGATGAAGATTAA